A window from Sphingobium sp. EM0848 encodes these proteins:
- a CDS encoding VOC family protein: MNIIGPDTLTFAVADMEQATTYLTDYGLVPVSGDVRRFEALDGSGIEIVAEDDSAYPNRLGTDNRLRCTTYGVADQAALDAVAAELEKDRAVTRLADGGIEVQDDLDFVLRFALTRRRAFDASMERSNVERAVNEMGFADDFVPVPRTLSHFALFVPDVEKVEAFYHRLGFRVTDRLGGGPFMRPAGTHEHHTLFLIKTPPHMKGMEHLAFHVSGPGEVMRAGDRFSKLGHDSFWGPGRHIMGSNWFWYFKSPLGCNVEYDADLDQVDDGWVARAMPFHPDNAQAFLFQQRENWVPGGPPPGVAATGGAH, translated from the coding sequence ATGAACATCATCGGACCCGATACGCTCACTTTCGCCGTTGCGGACATGGAGCAGGCGACGACCTATCTGACCGACTATGGGCTGGTCCCTGTTTCGGGGGATGTGCGCCGGTTCGAGGCGCTGGACGGCAGCGGCATCGAAATCGTGGCGGAGGATGACAGCGCTTATCCCAATAGGCTGGGCACCGACAACCGGCTTCGCTGCACGACCTATGGCGTCGCCGATCAGGCGGCGCTGGATGCCGTGGCGGCGGAACTGGAAAAGGATCGCGCCGTCACGCGGCTGGCCGACGGCGGGATCGAGGTGCAGGACGATCTGGATTTCGTACTCCGCTTCGCGCTGACACGCCGCCGGGCTTTCGATGCATCGATGGAACGCAGCAATGTGGAGCGGGCCGTCAACGAAATGGGCTTTGCGGACGATTTCGTGCCCGTACCGCGCACCCTGTCGCATTTCGCGCTGTTCGTGCCCGATGTGGAAAAGGTTGAGGCTTTCTATCACCGTCTGGGCTTCCGCGTGACCGATCGGCTGGGCGGCGGGCCGTTCATGCGCCCGGCGGGGACGCATGAGCATCACACGTTGTTCCTCATCAAGACGCCGCCGCATATGAAGGGCATGGAGCATCTCGCCTTCCATGTCAGCGGGCCGGGTGAGGTGATGCGCGCGGGCGACCGTTTCTCGAAGCTGGGCCATGACAGTTTCTGGGGACCGGGGCGGCACATCATGGGGTCCAACTGGTTCTGGTATTTCAAGAGCCCGCTGGGCTGTAACGTCGAATATGACGCCGATCTGGATCAGGTCGATGACGGCTGGGTGGCGCGGGCCATGCCCTTCCATCCCGATAATGCGCAGGCCTTTCTGTTCCAGCAGCGCGAAAACTGGGTGCCGGGCGGGCCGCCTCCGGGCGTGGCCGCCACTGGGGGAGCGCATTGA
- a CDS encoding NAD-dependent succinate-semialdehyde dehydrogenase: protein MDNLSDKSLWRTAAYIDGQWVGETSHGSYDLTNPATGAVLAVLPRCKEAETDRAIEAANRAFGQWRKTSAQHRADILRRWYELMVAAREDLARLITLEEGKPLSEALGEVDYAASFLRWFSEEATRVRGDTIPAKLTSQRIVTLKQPIGVCAAITPWNFPAAMITRKAGPALAAGCTMVVKPASQTPLTALALAELAERAGVPAGVFSVLTGNDTRAIGGRLTGHDLVRKLTFTGSTEVGRVLLQQSAATIKTCSMELGGNAPVLIFDDADLDKAVEGVLVAKFRNSGQSCVGANRIYVQNGIFDAFAERFAERVAALKVGNGLEDGVEIGPLIDGGAVDKVQAHVEDAIGRGAKLLCGGVRSEAGANFFAPTVLADVPADADIAREETFGPVAALFRFREDAEAVALANDTEYGLAAYLFSRDAARIWRVSEALEAGMVGINTGFISNEAAPFGGVKQSGLGREGSHLGIEEFLEVKYLCWDGVTPL, encoded by the coding sequence ATGGACAATCTTTCGGACAAGTCGCTGTGGCGCACCGCCGCCTATATCGACGGACAATGGGTCGGCGAAACGTCGCATGGCAGTTATGACCTCACCAATCCCGCGACCGGCGCGGTGCTGGCGGTGCTGCCGCGTTGCAAGGAAGCAGAAACCGACCGCGCCATAGAGGCCGCCAACCGCGCCTTTGGGCAATGGCGCAAGACGTCGGCCCAGCATCGCGCCGACATATTGCGCCGCTGGTATGAGCTGATGGTCGCCGCCCGCGAGGATCTGGCGCGCCTGATCACGCTGGAGGAGGGAAAGCCGCTTTCCGAAGCGCTGGGCGAGGTCGATTATGCGGCATCCTTCCTGCGCTGGTTCAGCGAGGAAGCGACCCGCGTGCGCGGCGACACCATCCCCGCCAAGCTCACCAGCCAGCGGATCGTGACGCTGAAGCAGCCCATCGGCGTCTGCGCGGCGATCACGCCGTGGAACTTCCCAGCGGCGATGATCACGCGCAAGGCCGGACCGGCGCTGGCGGCAGGCTGCACCATGGTGGTGAAGCCCGCCAGCCAGACGCCGCTGACCGCGCTGGCGCTGGCGGAACTGGCCGAGCGCGCGGGCGTGCCTGCAGGTGTGTTCAGCGTGCTGACGGGCAACGACACCCGTGCCATCGGCGGACGGTTGACCGGGCATGACCTGGTCCGCAAGCTGACCTTCACCGGATCGACCGAAGTCGGCCGGGTGCTGCTCCAGCAATCGGCGGCGACGATCAAGACCTGCTCGATGGAACTGGGCGGCAATGCGCCGGTGCTGATCTTCGACGATGCCGATCTGGACAAGGCGGTCGAGGGCGTGCTGGTCGCCAAGTTCCGCAACAGCGGCCAATCCTGCGTCGGCGCCAACCGCATCTATGTGCAGAACGGTATTTTCGATGCCTTTGCCGAGCGGTTCGCGGAGCGTGTTGCTGCGCTGAAGGTCGGCAACGGTCTGGAGGACGGCGTTGAGATCGGGCCGCTGATCGATGGCGGCGCAGTGGACAAAGTACAGGCGCATGTCGAGGATGCGATCGGGCGCGGCGCGAAGCTGCTGTGCGGCGGGGTGCGCAGCGAGGCGGGGGCGAACTTCTTCGCGCCCACGGTGCTGGCCGATGTCCCGGCGGACGCCGACATCGCGCGGGAGGAAACCTTCGGCCCTGTCGCCGCCCTGTTCCGCTTCCGCGAGGATGCAGAGGCCGTGGCTCTGGCCAACGACACCGAATATGGCCTTGCCGCCTATCTGTTCAGCCGCGACGCCGCGCGCATCTGGCGCGTATCGGAAGCGCTGGAGGCGGGCATGGTCGGGATCAACACCGGCTTCATTTCCAACGAGGCGGCGCCCTTTGGCGGGGTCAAGCAATCGGGGCTGGGGCGCGAAGGATCGCACCTTGGCATCGAGGAATTTCTGGAAGTCAAATATCTCTGCTGGGACGGCGTCACGCCGCTTTGA
- a CDS encoding dihydrodipicolinate synthase family protein, whose product MMAVTNNGELRGWAKEHLVGCSGVTIPSYSADLKALNEKGIRHDIEKMIELGFGWTLLCTEVAITPEENAQFTAIAKDTAGDRLGLFFHAGFGTLAENIEAVQLAEKAGADIVLLSYPSQFWPTCEQDVFDYSKAFCDATRLPVMLFAIPLWGFERFHPMGMGVELIRRLLDACPNIVSVKSEQGFPLIAGLIEMYHHFRDEVVISCPIEGDCIPLMNHLDLQFSGTSYTQWMGDYFPKAFGLAREGKWEEAMKEYWRVHPARKAAGNSTAAYMPGVNFINRTNWKYMDWLAGFNGGPLRSPTPRIPDAHMKVLRAGLSASGCPTTEEPDSAFMIGRYPG is encoded by the coding sequence ATGATGGCTGTAACCAATAATGGCGAACTGCGCGGCTGGGCCAAAGAACATCTGGTCGGTTGTTCGGGCGTGACCATTCCCAGTTACAGCGCCGACCTCAAGGCGCTGAACGAAAAGGGTATCCGGCACGATATCGAAAAGATGATCGAACTGGGCTTCGGCTGGACTTTGCTCTGCACCGAAGTCGCGATCACGCCGGAGGAAAATGCGCAGTTCACCGCCATCGCCAAGGACACGGCCGGCGACCGGCTGGGCCTGTTCTTCCACGCCGGTTTCGGCACGCTGGCCGAGAATATCGAGGCGGTGCAACTGGCCGAAAAGGCGGGCGCCGACATTGTCCTGCTGTCCTACCCCTCGCAATTCTGGCCGACCTGCGAACAGGATGTGTTCGACTATAGCAAGGCCTTTTGCGACGCGACGCGGCTGCCGGTGATGTTGTTCGCGATCCCGCTCTGGGGTTTTGAGCGTTTCCATCCGATGGGCATGGGCGTGGAACTGATCCGTCGATTGCTCGACGCCTGCCCGAATATCGTGTCGGTCAAGTCGGAACAGGGCTTTCCGCTGATCGCGGGCCTCATTGAAATGTATCATCACTTCCGCGATGAAGTCGTCATCAGCTGCCCGATCGAGGGGGACTGCATTCCGCTGATGAACCATCTGGACCTGCAATTTTCGGGCACCAGCTATACCCAGTGGATGGGCGATTATTTCCCCAAGGCCTTCGGCCTCGCGCGCGAAGGCAAGTGGGAAGAGGCGATGAAGGAATATTGGCGGGTGCATCCGGCGCGCAAGGCGGCGGGCAACAGCACGGCGGCCTATATGCCCGGCGTCAATTTCATCAACCGGACCAACTGGAAATATATGGACTGGCTGGCGGGCTTCAACGGTGGTCCGTTGCGTAGCCCGACGCCACGGATACCCGATGCGCATATGAAGGTTCTACGTGCGGGCCTTTCCGCTTCGGGATGCCCGACCACGGAAGAACCGGATAGCGCCTTCATGATCGGCCGCTATCCCGGTTGA
- a CDS encoding recombinase family protein yields MGGIPPLGYRPDGRTLAIVPEQAALVRDIYRRYLEVRNVRLLAEALQKDGILAPERTTATGKKMGGRPFTRGQLYLMLGCRTYRGEVRHHDAIHPGLHEAIVGQDLWDAVQAMLASNRQGHRSRHRAENPSLLAGLVTDDRGEPLVAVHATRGKVRYRYYVSRALHHGESSEGMRIPARELENIVVERLAILCGDPLQLAIAIDMPLESADLPTFAAGLQKLAEAVKRRDGDILRSLVSRIEVRRVERRAKLALTQF; encoded by the coding sequence ATGGGCGGCATTCCGCCCCTTGGCTATCGGCCCGATGGCCGGACGCTCGCCATCGTACCAGAGCAGGCCGCCCTCGTGAGAGACATCTACCGGCGTTATCTCGAGGTCCGCAACGTGCGGCTGCTGGCCGAAGCCCTGCAGAAGGACGGCATTCTGGCGCCCGAGCGAACAACGGCCACGGGAAAGAAAATGGGGGGCCGCCCGTTCACCCGCGGCCAGCTCTATCTGATGCTGGGGTGCCGGACATATCGGGGAGAGGTCCGGCATCATGACGCCATTCATCCCGGGCTGCATGAGGCCATCGTCGGGCAGGATCTGTGGGATGCCGTTCAGGCCATGCTGGCCTCTAACCGTCAGGGCCATCGCTCCCGGCACAGGGCCGAAAATCCGAGCCTGCTGGCGGGCCTCGTCACCGACGACCGGGGCGAGCCGCTCGTTGCGGTCCACGCCACCAGGGGCAAGGTCCGCTACCGCTATTATGTCAGCCGGGCGCTCCACCATGGCGAAAGCAGCGAAGGCATGCGCATCCCAGCCCGGGAGCTGGAGAATATCGTGGTGGAGCGGCTCGCGATCCTGTGCGGGGATCCGCTGCAGCTCGCCATCGCCATCGACATGCCGCTCGAGAGCGCGGACCTGCCGACGTTTGCCGCCGGCCTCCAGAAGCTGGCCGAGGCCGTGAAACGACGGGACGGCGACATTCTGCGCAGCCTTGTCAGCAGAATTGAAGTGCGCCGTGTGGAGCGGCGTGCAAAATTGGCTCTGACGCAATTTTGA